The following are from one region of the Salvia hispanica cultivar TCC Black 2014 chromosome 1, UniMelb_Shisp_WGS_1.0, whole genome shotgun sequence genome:
- the LOC125201630 gene encoding ras-related protein Rab2BV-like, with product MAYKVDHEYDYLFKIVLIGDSGVGKSNILSRFTRNEFCLESKSTIGVEFATRTLQVEGKTVKAQIWDTAGQERYRAITSAYYRGAVGALVVYDLTKRLSFDNVQRWLRELRDHADSNIVIMLAGNKSDLNHLRAVAENDAQLFAEKEGLSFLETSALEAHNVEKAFQTILLDIYQIVSRKALAAQEASPGPGQGTTIKVGEPNNYKQQQKATCCSS from the exons ATGGCATACAAGGTAGATCACGAATATGATTATTTGTTCAAGATCGTGTTGATTGGAGATTCAGGTGTTGGAAAGTCCAACATTTTGTCAAGATTTACaagaaatgaattttgtttAGAATCAAAGTCCACAATTGGAGTTGAATTCGCAACAAGAACTCTCCAG GTGGAAGGGAAGACAGTAAAGGCGCAAATATGGGACACGGCCGGGCAAGAGCGGTACCGCGCGATCACGAGCGCCTACTATCGTGGCGCAGTCGGGGCGCTCGTGGTCTACGACCTGACTAAGCGTCTGTCCTTCGATAACGTGCAGCGGTGGTTGCGAGAGCTTAGGGACCACGCGGATTCCAACATCGTGATCATGCTCGCTGGCAACAAGTCAGATCTCAACCACCTGCGCGCCGTGGCCGAGAACGACGCCCAGCTCTTCGCCGAGAAAGAGGGCCTCTCCTTCCTCGAGACCTCCGCATTGGAGGCCCACAACGTTGAGAAGGCCTTCCAAACTATTTTGTTGGACATTTATCAAATTGTTAGCCGAAAGGCGCTGGCGGCCCAAGAGGCCAGCCCGGGCCCCGGCCAGGGCACGACCATTAAGGTCGGGGAGCCTAACAACTATAAGCAGCAACAGAAAGCCACTTGTTGCTCTAGTTGA
- the LOC125223652 gene encoding mitochondrial adenine nucleotide transporter ADNT1-like isoform X2, translated as MSAIGKMQTEARVGVVVEGGGLSAPTTSSVVVEPPPRQRQIGTAPQLLAGGLAGAVSKTCTAPLARLTILFQVQGMHSDASRLEKASIWREASRIAREEGVRAFWKGNLVTIAHRLPYSSISFYAFERYKNMLQATLGVEGQGESIGADLCVRLLGGGLAGVTAASATYPLDLVRTRLTAQTNVIYYRGIFHSLRTISKEEGFRGLYKGLGPTLLGVGPNLAISFSVYDTARSYWQLHRPQDSIVLASLVCGSFSGIASSTVGSTR; from the exons atgtCGGCGATCGGTAAAATGCAGACGGAGGCGAGGGTCGGAGTGGTGGTGGAGGGAGGCGGCCTGAGTGCGCCGACGACGTCGTCGGTGGTGGTCGAGCCGCCGCCGCGCCAGAGGCAAATCGGCACCGCCCCGCAGCTCCTCGCCGGCGGCCTCGCCGGAGCCGTGAGCAAGACCTGCACCGCCCCTCTCGCCCGCCTCACCATTCTATTTCAG GTGCAGGGAATGCACTCCGATGCGTCTAGGTTGGAGAAGGCAAGCATATGGCGTGAGGCGTCGAGGATTGCTAGGGAAGAAGGCGTGAGGGCGTTTTGGAAGGGGAATTTGGTGACGATCGCGCACCGGCTCCCGTATTCTTCGATCAGCTTTTATGCGTTTGAACGCTACAAGAAT ATGTTGCAAGCTACATTAGGAGTTGAGGGCCAAGGAGAAAGCATCGGTGCAGACCTTTGCGTACGGCTTTTAGGTGGTGGTCTTGCTGGAGTGACCGCCGCGTCAGCTACCTATCCGTTGGATCTTGTCCGGACGCGCCTTACAGCGCAG ACAAATGTGATCTATTACAGAGGGATATTCCATTCCTTGCGTACCATAAGCAAAGAAGAAGGTTTTCGTGGCCTTTATAAAGGACTTGGTCCCACTTTATTG GGTGTTGGCCCAAATTTGGCTATTAGCTTTTCAGTCTATGACACTGCAAGATCTTATTGGCAGCTTCATAG GCCTCAAGACTCAATTGTTCTAGCAAGCCTTGTTTGTGGGAGTTTTTCAGGAATTGCATCATCAACAG TTGGCTCCACTAGGTGA
- the LOC125223652 gene encoding mitochondrial substrate carrier family protein B-like isoform X1, protein MSAIGKMQTEARVGVVVEGGGLSAPTTSSVVVEPPPRQRQIGTAPQLLAGGLAGAVSKTCTAPLARLTILFQVQGMHSDASRLEKASIWREASRIAREEGVRAFWKGNLVTIAHRLPYSSISFYAFERYKNMLQATLGVEGQGESIGADLCVRLLGGGLAGVTAASATYPLDLVRTRLTAQTNVIYYRGIFHSLRTISKEEGFRGLYKGLGPTLLGVGPNLAISFSVYDTARSYWQLHRPQDSIVLASLVCGSFSGIASSTVAYPLDLVRRRMQLEGAGGRALVYRTGLVGTLRQIIRKEGWLGLYRGILPEYYKVVPSVGIVFMTYEKLKQILSNIPES, encoded by the exons atgtCGGCGATCGGTAAAATGCAGACGGAGGCGAGGGTCGGAGTGGTGGTGGAGGGAGGCGGCCTGAGTGCGCCGACGACGTCGTCGGTGGTGGTCGAGCCGCCGCCGCGCCAGAGGCAAATCGGCACCGCCCCGCAGCTCCTCGCCGGCGGCCTCGCCGGAGCCGTGAGCAAGACCTGCACCGCCCCTCTCGCCCGCCTCACCATTCTATTTCAG GTGCAGGGAATGCACTCCGATGCGTCTAGGTTGGAGAAGGCAAGCATATGGCGTGAGGCGTCGAGGATTGCTAGGGAAGAAGGCGTGAGGGCGTTTTGGAAGGGGAATTTGGTGACGATCGCGCACCGGCTCCCGTATTCTTCGATCAGCTTTTATGCGTTTGAACGCTACAAGAAT ATGTTGCAAGCTACATTAGGAGTTGAGGGCCAAGGAGAAAGCATCGGTGCAGACCTTTGCGTACGGCTTTTAGGTGGTGGTCTTGCTGGAGTGACCGCCGCGTCAGCTACCTATCCGTTGGATCTTGTCCGGACGCGCCTTACAGCGCAG ACAAATGTGATCTATTACAGAGGGATATTCCATTCCTTGCGTACCATAAGCAAAGAAGAAGGTTTTCGTGGCCTTTATAAAGGACTTGGTCCCACTTTATTG GGTGTTGGCCCAAATTTGGCTATTAGCTTTTCAGTCTATGACACTGCAAGATCTTATTGGCAGCTTCATAG GCCTCAAGACTCAATTGTTCTAGCAAGCCTTGTTTGTGGGAGTTTTTCAGGAATTGCATCATCAACAG TGGCGTATCCTCTGGATCTTGTGAGGCGGAGAATGCAACTGGAAGGAGCCGGTGGCCGAGCTCTTGTTTACAGAACAGGCCTGGTCGGGACACTGAGGCAAATAATCAGAAAGGAAGGTTGGCTTGGCCTATATCGCGGGATTCTACCCGAATATTACAAAGTTGTGCCCAGTGTTGGCATCGTCTTCATGACCTATGAAAAGTTGAAGCAGATCCTCTCAAACATCCCCGAAAGCTAG
- the LOC125223632 gene encoding protein DA1-related 2-like isoform X1 translates to MSSSNVNHCIYERKSSFMKWLSKFFKGGPSSRVVSTGSQQPQFPGEEDMMWRAPFRSVDDRSRASREKEELDRAIALSMSEDLKRPSGYRWRSGNGDDLARSLHDSFSSAPLPSYVPRDYHPRGSRICAGCKREIGYGNYLGCMGAYYHPGCFRCHACKHPITEHEFSLSGRETYHKSCFKELNHPKCEVCHQFIPTNGMGLIEYRCHPFWSQKYCPSHEHDNTPRCCSCERLEPRNTRYISMGDGRCLCLECMESAIMDTGDCQPLYHSIRDYYEGMNMRIEQEIPMLLVPRQALNEAIEGEKHGYHHMPETRGLCLSEEQTVTSIMRRPRLDRRGLVGMRTQPQKLTRRCEVTAILVLYGLPRLLTGAILAHELMHGWLRLNEFRNLRPEVEEGICQVMSHMWLESEVVPESRNTTSASASSSSAWSYGSTSAAPSSSSWPSSKKGGKSSVENKLGVFFMHQILHDASPAYGGGFRAAMAAVNKYGLRRTLDHIRYTRTFPE, encoded by the exons ATGTCTTCTTCGAATGTCAACCACTGCATTTATG AGAGGAAATCGAGTTTTATGAAATGGCTGAGTAAGTTCTTCAAGGGCGGGCCGAGCAGCAGGGTGGTTTCAACCGGCTCACAGCAACCTCAGTTTCCCGGGGAGGAAGACATGATGTGGCGCGCTCCATTTAGATCCGTG GATGATCGCTCTCGGGCCAGCAGAGAGAAGGAGGAATTGGACCGCGCCATTGCACTCTCTATGTCCGAAGATTTAAAGAGACCAAGTG GATACAGATGGCGATCAGGAAATGGTGACGATCTAGCAAGGTCGCTCCACGACAGCTTCAGCTCTGCACCGTTGCCTTCGTATGTCCCTAGAGACTACCATCCAAGGGGATCTAG AATATGCGCTGGCTGCAAACGTGAAATCGGATATGGGAACTATCTCGGGTGCATGGGGGCCTATTATCACCCGGGATGCTTCCGTTGCCACGCGTGTAAACACCCCATTACCGAGCATGAG TTCTCTTTGTCAGGAAGAGAAACATATCACAAATCTTGCTTCAAAGAGCTCAATCATCCAAAGTGTGAAGTTTGTCATCAATTT ATCCCGACCAATGGCATGGGCTTGATCGAGTACAGATGCCACCCGTTCTGGTCGCAGAAGTACTGCCCTTCTCATGAGCACGACAACACGCCCCGGTGCTGTAGCTGTGAGCGTTTGGAG CCACGGAACACCCGATACATATCTATGGGAGACGGCCGGTGCTTGTGCTTGGAGTGCATGGAGTCGGCCATCATGGACACCGGTGACTGCCAGCCTTTATACCATTCGATCAGAGACTACTACGAAGGAATGAACATGAGAATCGAGCAGGAAATCCCAATGCTTCTCGTTCCACGACAAGCCCTCAACGAGGCCATCGAGGGGGAGAAACAT GGTTACCACCACATGCCTGAAACAAGAGGTCTCTGCCTTTCTGAAGAGCAGACAGTTACAAGT ATAATGAGGAGGCCACGACTGGACCGTCGTGGACTAGTGGGTATGAGAACGCAGCCGCAGAAGCTGACTCGAAGGTGTGAAGTTACAGCCATTCTCGTACTGTACGGCCTCCCAAG GTTGCTGACCGGAGCAATACTTGCACACGAGCTAATGCACGGATGGCTACGACTCAATG AGTTTCGGAATCTGAGGCCGGAGGTGGAAGAAGGTATCTGCCAAGTGATGTCCCACATGTGGCTGGAATCGGAGGTGGTGCCCGAATCAAGGAACACGACATCCGCATCTGCATCATCGTCCTCAGCATGGTCGTATGGATCCACGTCCGCAGCTCCATCCTCCTCCTCATGGCCTTCATCCAAGAAAGGCGGTAAATCAAGCGTCGAGAACAAGCTAGGGGTGTTCTTCATGCATCAGATCCTGCACGACGCGTCTCCAGCTTACGGTGGAGGATTCCGAGCTGCCATGGCGGCCGTTAATAAGTACGGCCTACGCCGTACCTTAGATCACATCCGCTACACAAGAACCTTCCCAGAATAA
- the LOC125223632 gene encoding protein DA1-related 2-like isoform X2, producing the protein MKWLSKFFKGGPSSRVVSTGSQQPQFPGEEDMMWRAPFRSVDDRSRASREKEELDRAIALSMSEDLKRPSGYRWRSGNGDDLARSLHDSFSSAPLPSYVPRDYHPRGSRICAGCKREIGYGNYLGCMGAYYHPGCFRCHACKHPITEHEFSLSGRETYHKSCFKELNHPKCEVCHQFIPTNGMGLIEYRCHPFWSQKYCPSHEHDNTPRCCSCERLEPRNTRYISMGDGRCLCLECMESAIMDTGDCQPLYHSIRDYYEGMNMRIEQEIPMLLVPRQALNEAIEGEKHGYHHMPETRGLCLSEEQTVTSIMRRPRLDRRGLVGMRTQPQKLTRRCEVTAILVLYGLPRLLTGAILAHELMHGWLRLNEFRNLRPEVEEGICQVMSHMWLESEVVPESRNTTSASASSSSAWSYGSTSAAPSSSSWPSSKKGGKSSVENKLGVFFMHQILHDASPAYGGGFRAAMAAVNKYGLRRTLDHIRYTRTFPE; encoded by the exons ATGAAATGGCTGAGTAAGTTCTTCAAGGGCGGGCCGAGCAGCAGGGTGGTTTCAACCGGCTCACAGCAACCTCAGTTTCCCGGGGAGGAAGACATGATGTGGCGCGCTCCATTTAGATCCGTG GATGATCGCTCTCGGGCCAGCAGAGAGAAGGAGGAATTGGACCGCGCCATTGCACTCTCTATGTCCGAAGATTTAAAGAGACCAAGTG GATACAGATGGCGATCAGGAAATGGTGACGATCTAGCAAGGTCGCTCCACGACAGCTTCAGCTCTGCACCGTTGCCTTCGTATGTCCCTAGAGACTACCATCCAAGGGGATCTAG AATATGCGCTGGCTGCAAACGTGAAATCGGATATGGGAACTATCTCGGGTGCATGGGGGCCTATTATCACCCGGGATGCTTCCGTTGCCACGCGTGTAAACACCCCATTACCGAGCATGAG TTCTCTTTGTCAGGAAGAGAAACATATCACAAATCTTGCTTCAAAGAGCTCAATCATCCAAAGTGTGAAGTTTGTCATCAATTT ATCCCGACCAATGGCATGGGCTTGATCGAGTACAGATGCCACCCGTTCTGGTCGCAGAAGTACTGCCCTTCTCATGAGCACGACAACACGCCCCGGTGCTGTAGCTGTGAGCGTTTGGAG CCACGGAACACCCGATACATATCTATGGGAGACGGCCGGTGCTTGTGCTTGGAGTGCATGGAGTCGGCCATCATGGACACCGGTGACTGCCAGCCTTTATACCATTCGATCAGAGACTACTACGAAGGAATGAACATGAGAATCGAGCAGGAAATCCCAATGCTTCTCGTTCCACGACAAGCCCTCAACGAGGCCATCGAGGGGGAGAAACAT GGTTACCACCACATGCCTGAAACAAGAGGTCTCTGCCTTTCTGAAGAGCAGACAGTTACAAGT ATAATGAGGAGGCCACGACTGGACCGTCGTGGACTAGTGGGTATGAGAACGCAGCCGCAGAAGCTGACTCGAAGGTGTGAAGTTACAGCCATTCTCGTACTGTACGGCCTCCCAAG GTTGCTGACCGGAGCAATACTTGCACACGAGCTAATGCACGGATGGCTACGACTCAATG AGTTTCGGAATCTGAGGCCGGAGGTGGAAGAAGGTATCTGCCAAGTGATGTCCCACATGTGGCTGGAATCGGAGGTGGTGCCCGAATCAAGGAACACGACATCCGCATCTGCATCATCGTCCTCAGCATGGTCGTATGGATCCACGTCCGCAGCTCCATCCTCCTCCTCATGGCCTTCATCCAAGAAAGGCGGTAAATCAAGCGTCGAGAACAAGCTAGGGGTGTTCTTCATGCATCAGATCCTGCACGACGCGTCTCCAGCTTACGGTGGAGGATTCCGAGCTGCCATGGCGGCCGTTAATAAGTACGGCCTACGCCGTACCTTAGATCACATCCGCTACACAAGAACCTTCCCAGAATAA
- the LOC125224077 gene encoding alpha-1,3-arabinosyltransferase XAT2-like codes for MEHDQDLPLFKDKLSMTPPMIIKNLTNSRSQNHNEQHHNPHNHHPIKPSPLYPLLRHPGHPLLHRRPNVFHHFSDVLIPLFLTSREFRPNSVAFLVVDTSPDFISKYKLILNALSHHEIIKTNNNNNENEVLCFQRVIAGLRSHNDLALPPKNPITDFTAFLRETYSLEKDLIDTCEKKGRRPRLLLVSREETRRLRNEREVAKLAREIGFEASVRGIGLEDALVARMVNAFDVMVAVHGAGITNMVYLPERAVLVQIVPIGLVGLGRVFYEEPSKGMNLRYLEYRVSVEESSLSERYGVGDEVFRNTSSFKEKGWGVFKSIYMENQDVSVDLVKFRRVLVEAMELVCG; via the exons ATGGAACACGACCAGGATCTTCCTTTATTCAAAG ATAAATTAAGCATGACACCACCAATGATCATCAAAAACCTCACCAATTCAAGATCACAA AACCATAATGAACAACATCACAACCCTCACAATCACCACCCAATTAAACCCTCCCCCTTGTACCCGCTCCTTCGACATCCCGGCCATCCTCTTCTCCACCGGCGGCCCAACGTCTTCCACCACTTCTCCGACGTCCTCATCCCCCTCTTCCTCACCTCCCGCGAATTCCGCCCCAATTCCGTTGCCTTCCTCGTCGTCGACACCTCCCCGGACTTCATTTCCAAATACAAACTCATCCTCAACGCCCTCTCCCATCATGAAATCATCAAgaccaacaacaacaacaacgaaaACGAGGTGCTATGCTTCCAAAGAGTCATAGCCGGCCTCCGGTCCCACAATGACCTCGCCCTACCGCCTAAAAATCCGATCACAGACTTCACCGCCTTCCTCCGGGAAACATACTCTCTGGAGAAAGACCTAATCGACACGTGCGAGAAAAAAGGGAGGCGGCCGCGCCTCCTCCTGGTCTCCAGGGAGGAGACGCGACGCCTGAGGAACGAGAGGGAGGTGGCGAAGCTGGCGCGGGAAATAGGGTTTGAGGCGAGCGTGCGGGGGATTGGGCTGGAGGACGCGCTCGTGGCGAGGATGGTGAACGCATTCGACGTGATGGTGGCGGTGCACGGGGCCGGGATCACGAACATGGTGTACCTGCCGGAGAGGGCGGTGTTGGTGCAAATCGTGCCGATCGGGTTGGTGGGTTTGGGTAGGGTTTTCTATGAGGAGCCGAGTAAAGGGATGAATTTGAGGTATTTGGAGTATAGGGTTAGTGTGGAGGAGAGCTCTTTGAGTGAGAGATATGGTGTTGGAGATGAGGTGTTTAGGAACACTAGTAGCTTTAAGGAGAAAGGGTGGGGTGTgtttaaatcaatttatatgGAGAATCAAGATGTGAGTGTTGATTTGGTTAAGTTTAGGAGGGTTTTAGTGGAAGCTATGGAGCTTGTTTGTGGCTAG
- the LOC125224086 gene encoding F-box protein At2g43440-like, which translates to MNIDVLFEILLRLPVRSLLRFIGVHKSWYYIINSPGFRKLYNLRRNNNKDEEVYLCFFNYGRTLLSIDLLDNGKSLMWYNFQHNDQMKFKYASVSVSGEVKGLVCISSPCVLGLAICNPFLGQLKNLPLPLYASTHRQDLYAHHVGLGFDEDYKVVQLLLCSVHDCLHANLYSARTNSWTELDRHQDLIIQKPIKSVCKNGSFAHWEGITRKGSKKIILSFDMKNEVFRTIKISGTGDQELDNYVRPFKDFMIFAKDECSFVILVMDEYKLKVYESNGEGSEVIWNNMNNVDLYYFWKDNFGWSTYDIPFWRNGNCVVLQVRSSMVLKDRSSRELLLYDYHARKFIKHFEMSGISSSEYDIIEYEGSLISP; encoded by the coding sequence ATGAATATCGATGTGTTGTTTGAGATACTCTTGCGTCTTCCTGTTCGATCCCTCTTGAGATTCATAGGTGTCCACAAATCGTGGTATTACATCATTAATTCTCCAGGCTTTAGAAAATTGTACAACTTGCGCCGTAACAACAACAAAGATGAGGAGGTATATCTATGCTTTTTCAATTATGGTCGTACACTACTATCAATAGATCTCCTAGACAACGGGAAGTCATTGATGTGGTATAACTTTCAGCATAATGACCAAATGAAGTTTAAATATGCATCTGTATCTGTATCCGGGGAGGTTAAGGGTCTAGTTTGCATAAGTTCTCCTTGTGTGTTAGGCCTTGCAATATGCAATCCTTTTCTTGGTCAACTGAAGAATCTACCACTTCCTCTTTACGCttctactcatagacaagATTTGTATGCTCATCATGTGGGACTGGGTTTTGACGAAGATTATAAAGTGGTGCAGTTGTTGTTGTGCTCCGTGCACGACTGTTTACATGCAAATCTGTATTCAGCAAGGACGAATTCTTGGACGGAATTGGATAGGCATCAAGATTTGATCATCCAGAAACCCATAAAGTCGGTGTGCAAGAATGGATCCTTTGCTCACTGGGAAGGGATAACAAGGAAAGGGAGTAAGAAGATTATACTAAGCTTTGATATGAAGAATGAAGTGTTTCgaacaattaaaatatcagGAACGGGTGACCAAGAACTTGATAATTACGTTCGGCCATTTAaggattttatgatttttgcaAAGGATGAGTGCTCTTTTGTTATCCTTGTTATGGACGAATATAAGTTGAAGGTTTATGAGTCCAATGGTGAAGGAAGTGAGGTTATTTGGAATAATATGAATAATGTggacctatattatttttggaagGACAATTTTGGGTGGAGTACTTatgatattcctttttggagaAATGGTAATTGTGTGGTTCTCCAAGTTCGTAGTTCTATGGTTCTCAAAGATCGTAGTTCAAGAGAACTGCTTTTGTATGATTACCATGCTCGGAAATTCATCAAACATTTCGAGATGTCTGGGATCTCGTCCTCGGAATATGATATCATTGAGTATGAAGGAAGCTTGATTTCACCTTAG
- the LOC125224098 gene encoding putative F-box protein At3g10430 produces the protein MNIDVVFEILLHLPVRSLLRFIAVHKSWYYIINSPDFRKLYNLRRKNNKDEEVYLCFISDFSRPQVSLNLLDNGKSLMWYYFQHNDQRKFKYASVSVSGAVKGLVCISSPYVLGLAISNPFLGQLKNLPLPLCASTHRRQNLYAHHVGLGFDEDYKVVQLLLCTVHSCLHANLYSARTNSWRELDRHQDLIIQKPIKSVCKNGSFAHWEGLTRTECKKIILSFDMKNEVFRTIKISGTGDQVLDNYFRSFKDFTIFAKGECSFVILVMDKYKLKVYESSGEGSEVIWNNVNNVSLYYFWKCNFGWTYDIPFWRNNSCVVLKGRTSREVILYDYRVRNIIKCFKMCGRWATGDEIMEYKIIEYEGSLISP, from the coding sequence ATGAATATCGATGTGGTGTTTGAGATACTCTTGCATCTTCCTGTTCGATCCCTCTTGAGATTCATAGCTGTCCACAAATCGTGGTATTACATCATCAATTCTCCAGACTTTAGAAAATTGTACAACTTGCGCCGTAAAAACAACAAAGATGAGGAGGTATATCTATGCTTTATTTCTGATTTCAGTCGTCCACAAGTATCACTAAATCTCCTAGATAACGGGAAGTCATTGATGTGGTATTACTTTCAGCATAATGACCAAAGGAAGTTTAAATATGCATCTGTATCTGTATCCGGGGCGGTTAAGGGTCTAGTTTGCATAAGTTCTCCTTATGTGTTAGGCCTTGCAATATCCAATCCTTTTCTTGGTCAATTGAAGAATCTACCACTTCCTCTTTGCGCTTCTACTCATAGACGACAAAATTTGTATGCTCATCATGTGGGACTAGGTTTTGACGAAGATTATAAAGTGGTGCAGTTGTTGTTGTGCACCGTGCACAGCTGTTTACATGCAAATCTGTATTCAGCACGGACGAATTCTTGGAGGGAATTGGATAGGCATCAAGATTTGATCATCCAGAAACCCATAAAGTCGGTGTGCAAGAATGGATCCTTTGCTCACTGGGAAGGGTTAACAAGGACAGAGTGTAAGAAGATTATACTAAGCTTTGATATGAAGAATGAAGTGTTTCgaacaattaaaatatcagGAACGGGTGACCAAGTACTTGATAATTACTTTCGGTCATTTAAGGATTTTACGATTTTTGCCAAGGGTGAGTGCTCTTTTGTTATCCTTGTTATGGACAAATATAAGTTGAAGGTCTATGAGTCGAGCGGTGAAGGAAGTGAGGTTATTTGGAATAATGTGAATAATGTGAgcctatattatttttggaagTGCAATTTTGGGTGGACTTatgatattcctttttggaggAACAATAGTTGTGTGGTTCTCAAAGGTCGTACATCAAGAGAAGTGATTTTGTATGATTACCGTGTTCGGAATATCATCAAATGTTTCAAGATGTGTGGGAGATGGGCTACGGGTGATGAAATCATGGAGTATAAAATCATTGAGTACGAAGGAAGCTTGATTTCACCTTAA
- the LOC125224108 gene encoding putative F-box/kelch-repeat protein At1g12870 has translation MNNDVVFEILLYLHVRSLLKFIGVHKSWYYIINSPHFRKLHTLRRNNNKDEEHNDQGSKDVSVSRAVKGLVCISSLYALDITICNPFLGQLRILPLSSYATTHSPTDFYDHHVGLGFHEDYKVVWLLSCWEHRCLHASLYSARTNSWSELDIDQDLSIYKPIKSVCKNGSFAHWEGETEAVLAILAKDECSFVILVVDKYKLNVYESSGEGSELIWNNVNNVDLCSFWKCDFRGSDEIPFWRNDNCVVLRGRRSREVLLYDYRARKFIRQFMMLGSLASGDEIIEYEGSLISP, from the exons ATGAACAACGATGTGGTGTTTGAGATACTATTGTATCTTCATGTTCGATCCCTCTTGAAATTCATAGGTGTCCACAAATCGTGGTATTACATCATTAATTCTCCACACTTTAGAAAATTGCACACCCTGCGCCGTAACAACAACAAAGATGAGGAG CATAATGACCAAGGGTCAAAAGATGTATCTGTATCTAGGGCGGTTAAGGGTCTAGTCTGCATAAGTTCTCTTTATGCGTTAGACATTACAATATGCAATCCTTTTCTTGGTCAATTAAGGATTCTACCACTTTCTTCTTATGCTACTACTCACTCCCCGACTGATTTTTATGATCATCATGTGGGACTGGGTTTCCACGAAGATTATAAAGTGGTATGGTTGTTGTCGTGCTGGGAGCACAGATGTTTACACGCCAGTCTATATTCGGCAAGGACGAATTCTTGGAGTGAATTGGATATTGATCAAGATTTGTCCATCTATAAACCTATAAAGTCGGTGTGCAAAAATGGATCCTTTGCACACTGGGAAGGCGAAACAGAAGCG GTTTTAGCTATTCTTGCAAAGGATGAGTGCTCTTTTGTTATCCTTGTTGTGGACAAATATAAGTTGAATGTTTATGAGTCGAGCGGTGAAGGAAGTGAGCTTATTTGGAATAATGTGAATAATGTGGACCTATGTTCTTTTTGGAAGTGCGATTTTCGGGGGAGTGATGAGATTCCTTTTTGGAGGAACGATAATTGTGTGGTCCTCAGAGGTCGTAGATCAAGAGAAGTGCTTTTGTATGATTACCGTGCTCGGAAATTCATCAGACAGTTCATGATGCTTGGGAGCTTGGCCTCTGGTGATGAAATCATTGAGTATGAAGGAAGCTTGATTTCTCCTTAA